In one window of Microtus pennsylvanicus isolate mMicPen1 chromosome 2, mMicPen1.hap1, whole genome shotgun sequence DNA:
- the LOC142843287 gene encoding tetratricopeptide repeat protein 5-like isoform X2 — protein sequence MSPLPTPGSQEPSPTARTKSLCRTCQWSFGSCRPTPEMSVLVMSWTASGRPSWLCRWMFLMAAPEKVDRKASSNPDLHLNRATLHKYEESYGEALEGFSQAAALDPAWLEPRQREQQLMEFLTRLTSFLESKGKIKPKKLQSMLGSLRPAHLGPCGDGRYQSATGQKVTLECKPLSSLQPGVNSGAVVLGKVVFSLTAEEKVPFTFGLVDSDGPCYSVMVYNVVQSWGMLIGDSVAIPEPNLRHHQIQHKGKNYSFSSVHVETPLLLVVNRKPQNSSSQATAAVASRPQCEWPGGGNVVNGDFSFFSLFRAITTMFIPLLLPLC from the exons ATGTCGCCGCTGCCCACACCTGGTTCTCAGGAGCCCTCACCCACTGCAAGAACAAAGTCTCTCTGCAGAACTTGTCAATGGAGCTTCGGCAGCTGCAGACCAACTCCGGAGATGAGCGTTCTCGTCATGTCATGGACAGCGTCCGGCAGGCCAAGTTGGCTGTGCAGATGGATGTTCTTGATGGCTGCTCCTG AGAAGGTTGACAGGAAAGCATCTAGCAATCCCGACCTTCATCTCAACAGGGCGACATTACATAAATATGAAGAGAGTTACGGGGAGGCCCTAGAGGGTTTCTCCCAGGCGGCTGCACTGGACCCTGCATGGCTAGAGCCGCGGCAACGAGAGCAACAACTCATGGAATTCCTCACTAGGCTAACCAGCTTCCTGGAGAGCAAGGGAAAGATAAAACCCAAAAAGctccagagcatgctgggaagctTGCGTCCAGCCCATCTGGGCCCTTGTGGTGATGGGCGATATCAGTCAGCCACTGGGCAGAAGGTGACCTTGGAGTGCAAGCCCCTGAGCTCGCTGCAGCCCGGGGTGAACAGCGGTGCTGTGGTCCTGGGGAAGGTGGTGTTCAGCCTGACCGCAGAGGAGAAAGTCCCCTTCACATTTGGCCTGGTGGACTCAGACGGGCCTTGCTATTCGGTGATGGTGTATAATGTGGTGCAGAGCTGGGGCATGCTCATTGGGGACTCCGTCGCCATTCCGGAGCCCAACCTACGGCATCACCAAATTCAGCACAAGGGAAAGAACTACTCCTTCTCCAGTGTTCACGTGGAAACGCCCCTCCTGCTGGTGGTGAATAGAAAGCCACAGAACTCCAGCAGCCAAGCCACCGCCGCCGTGGCTTCGAGGCCACAGTGTGAATGGCCTGGTGGAGGGAATGTTGTGAACGgagacttctctttcttctccctcttcagaGCCATTACCACCATGTTTATTCCCCTGCTTCTTCCGCTGTGCTGA
- the LOC142843287 gene encoding tetratricopeptide repeat protein 5-like isoform X1: MMADEEEEEKEHVLQKLQELVDRLYSFRDSYFETHRVEDAGRKQRVVQDETEKTLQQMEEVLGPVQGEAQALMLKGKALNVTPEYSPQAKVLLSKAVKLEPELVEAWNQLGEVHWKKGDVAAAHTWFSGALTHCKNKVSLQNLSMELRQLQTNSGDERSRHVMDSVRQAKLAVQMDVLDGCSWYILGNAYLSLYFHTGQNPKISQQALSAYAQTEKVDRKASSNPDLHLNRATLHKYEESYGEALEGFSQAAALDPAWLEPRQREQQLMEFLTRLTSFLESKGKIKPKKLQSMLGSLRPAHLGPCGDGRYQSATGQKVTLECKPLSSLQPGVNSGAVVLGKVVFSLTAEEKVPFTFGLVDSDGPCYSVMVYNVVQSWGMLIGDSVAIPEPNLRHHQIQHKGKNYSFSSVHVETPLLLVVNRKPQNSSSQATAAVASRPQCEWPGGGNVVNGDFSFFSLFRAITTMFIPLLLPLC; this comes from the coding sequence ATGATGGctgatgaagaggaggaagagaaggagcacGTCTTGCAGAAACTGCAGGAACTGGTGGATCGACTCTACTCATTTCGAGACAGCTATTTTGAGACACACCGTGTTGAGGATGCGGGACGAAAGCAGCGGGTTGTGCAGGATGAGACGGAGAAGACCCTGCAGCAGATGGAGGAAGTACTGGGTCCTGTCCAGGGTGAGGCCCAGGCTCTAATGCTGAAGGGGAAGGCCTTGAATGTGACTCCTGAGTACAGCCCTCAGGCTAAGGTGCTTCTGTCAAAGGCTGTGAAGCTGGAGCCTGAGCTGGTGGAAGCCTGGAACCAGCTGGGTGAGGTGCACTGGAAGAAAGGGGATGTCGCCGCTGCCCACACCTGGTTCTCAGGAGCCCTCACCCACTGCAAGAACAAAGTCTCTCTGCAGAACTTGTCAATGGAGCTTCGGCAGCTGCAGACCAACTCCGGAGATGAGCGTTCTCGTCATGTCATGGACAGCGTCCGGCAGGCCAAGTTGGCTGTGCAGATGGATGTTCTTGATGGCTGCTCCTGGTATATCCTGGGGAACGCAtacctttctctttatttccatACTGGCCAGAACCCTAAGATCTCCCAGCAAGCCCTCAGTGCCTATGCTCAAACAGAGAAGGTTGACAGGAAAGCATCTAGCAATCCCGACCTTCATCTCAACAGGGCGACATTACATAAATATGAAGAGAGTTACGGGGAGGCCCTAGAGGGTTTCTCCCAGGCGGCTGCACTGGACCCTGCATGGCTAGAGCCGCGGCAACGAGAGCAACAACTCATGGAATTCCTCACTAGGCTAACCAGCTTCCTGGAGAGCAAGGGAAAGATAAAACCCAAAAAGctccagagcatgctgggaagctTGCGTCCAGCCCATCTGGGCCCTTGTGGTGATGGGCGATATCAGTCAGCCACTGGGCAGAAGGTGACCTTGGAGTGCAAGCCCCTGAGCTCGCTGCAGCCCGGGGTGAACAGCGGTGCTGTGGTCCTGGGGAAGGTGGTGTTCAGCCTGACCGCAGAGGAGAAAGTCCCCTTCACATTTGGCCTGGTGGACTCAGACGGGCCTTGCTATTCGGTGATGGTGTATAATGTGGTGCAGAGCTGGGGCATGCTCATTGGGGACTCCGTCGCCATTCCGGAGCCCAACCTACGGCATCACCAAATTCAGCACAAGGGAAAGAACTACTCCTTCTCCAGTGTTCACGTGGAAACGCCCCTCCTGCTGGTGGTGAATAGAAAGCCACAGAACTCCAGCAGCCAAGCCACCGCCGCCGTGGCTTCGAGGCCACAGTGTGAATGGCCTGGTGGAGGGAATGTTGTGAACGgagacttctctttcttctccctcttcagaGCCATTACCACCATGTTTATTCCCCTGCTTCTTCCGCTGTGCTGA